In Alosa sapidissima isolate fAloSap1 chromosome 4, fAloSap1.pri, whole genome shotgun sequence, the following are encoded in one genomic region:
- the LOC121707793 gene encoding uncharacterized protein LOC121707793, producing MYTLSMTTPDTEPVSATKHYVPEARIGHGEPPLTTGGYIHSSKIPQQPQGSYQNPFSHLHTQDFSPSTRPTTVNREKAHYKPQPDIPLGSNGFPYSPYIPTAPLIKQRPPDDMINMARYLARREIVSTGLKQFDDCPESYRAWRSSFLNTINDLNLSASEELDLLTKWLGKESSNYVKRLRSVHIGNPIAALQMVWARLEEVYRSPEAIEQAPLKKLDNFPHISNRDYHKLRELGDLLMELLSAKEDGYLPGLTVLDTARGINPIVEKLPFGLQEKWIYQGSKFKRDHNVTYPPFSFFTDFVYLNAKIRNDPSFALASTSFNSHDRSTPKFKTKIPVTVHKIDVDYPTSHDADTSKMDDVAKHCPIHNKPHPLKKCRGFRLKTLDERKAFLKEQGICFKCCASLI from the coding sequence ATGTACACATTATCCATGACAACCCCAGATACAGAGCCAGTCAGTGCTACCAAACATTATGTGCCTGAGGCCCGCATAGGACATGGAGAGCCACCACTCACTACAGGAGGATACATTCATAGTTCTAAAATACCACAGCAGCCGCAGGGATCATACCAGAACCCAttttcacacttacacacacaagatTTTAGTCCTTCTACAAGGCCTACAACTGTTAACAGAGAGAAAGCACATTACAAACCACAACCTGACATCCCACTAGGATCAAATGGATTTCCGTATTCTCCCTACATACCCACGGCGCCACTAATTAAGCAACGTCCACCTGACGACATGATAAATATGGCTAGATATCTGGCACGCAGGGAAATTGTCAGCACAGGCCTAAAACAATTTGACGATTGTCCAGAGTCATACAGGGCATGGAGGTCATCCTTCTTAAATACCATCAATGACCTGAACCTATCTGCAAGCGAAGAATTAGATCTGCTTACAAAATGGCTGGGCAAAGAATCCTCCAACTATGTCAAACGGCTTCGGTCTGTCCACATAGGGAATCCCATTGCTGCCCTGCAAATGGTCTGGGCACGGCTGGAGGAAGTCTACCGCTCTCCGGAAGCTATTGAGCAGGCTCCTCTAAAGAAACTAGACAACTTTCCCCACATTTCTAATAGGGACTACCATAAACTAAGAGAGTTAGGGGATCTTTTAATGGAGCTACTCTCCGCAAAGGAAGATGGATATCTACCAGGGCTCACAGTGCTAGACACAGCCCGTGGCATTAACCCCATTGTGGAGAAACTGCCCTTTGGGCTACAAGAAAAGTGGATATACCAAGGGTCTAAATTCAAAAGAGACCACAATGTCACTTACCCTCCATTCTCTTTCTTCACTGATTTTGTCTACCTTAATGCAAAAATAAGAAATGACCCAAGCTTTGCTCTGGCCAGCACCAGCTTCAATTCGCATGACAGGTCTACACCAAAATTCAAGACTAAAATACCTGTGACAGTGCATAAGATAGATGTAGATTATCCTACTAGCCATGACGCTGACACCAGCAAGATGGATGATGTGGCTAAGCACTGCCCTATCCACAATAAACCCCACCCCCTTAAGAAATGCAGAGGCTTTAGACTTAAGACGCTAGATGAAAGAAAAGCGTTTCTAAAAGAGCAAGGCATATGCTTTAAGTGCTGCGCTTCTCTCATCTAG